The following proteins are encoded in a genomic region of Cydia fagiglandana chromosome 26, ilCydFagi1.1, whole genome shotgun sequence:
- the LOC134677597 gene encoding gametocyte-specific factor 1-like isoform X1 — translation MYSTIKNPKPHDMMTCPYNKAHQVEHYRMHIHLQKCRKQYPNCSKTTCPFNATHVINDAELDYHVSSCPDRFLFDTQKYIVEDEVPQRELPPIPVVECEENWETEQAASYVPDTTAKSHIISKVKGATPSERRRARLEGVRNYRPLEN, via the exons ATGTACTC CACCATAAAAAACCCGAAGCCGCACGACATGATGACGTGCCCGTACAACAAGGCGCACCAAGTGGAGCACTACCGTATGCACATCCACCTCCAGAAGTGCAGGAAGCAGTACCCCAACTGCTCCAAGACTACGTGCCCGTTCAACGCTACCCATGTTATCAACGATGCAGAATTGGAT TACCACGTGTCGTCATGCCCGGACCGCTTCCTATTTGATACGCAGAAGTATATAGTGGAAGATGAGGTGCCGCAACGAGAACTGCCCCCTATCCCAGTGGTGGAGTGCGAGGAAAATTGGGAAACT GAGCAAGCGGCCTCATACGTTCCAGACACCACTGCTAAGTCTCACATCATTTCTAAA gtgAAAGGCGCCACGCCGTCggagcggcggcgcgcgcggctcgAGGGCGTGAGGAACTACCGCCCCCTCGAGAACTGA
- the LOC134677597 gene encoding gametocyte-specific factor 1-like isoform X2: protein MMTCPYNKAQQLEHYRMHIHLQKCRKQYPNCSKTTSPFNATHVINDAELDYHVSSCPDRFLFDTQKYIVEDEVPQRELPPIPVVECEENWETEQAASYVPDTTAKSHIISKVKGATPSERRRARLEGVRNYRPLEN, encoded by the exons ATGATGACGTGCCCTTACAATAAGGCGCAGCAATTAGAGCACTACCGTATGCACATCCATCTCCAGAAGTGCAGGAAGCAGTACCCCAACTGCTCCAAGACTACGAGCCCGTTCAACGCTACCCATGTTATCAACGATGCAGAATTGGAT TACCACGTGTCGTCATGCCCGGACCGCTTCCTATTTGATACGCAGAAGTATATAGTGGAAGATGAGGTGCCGCAACGAGAACTGCCCCCTATCCCAGTGGTGGAGTGCGAGGAAAATTGGGAAACT GAGCAAGCGGCCTCATACGTTCCAGACACCACTGCTAAGTCTCACATCATTTCTAAA gtgAAAGGCGCCACGCCGTCggagcggcggcgcgcgcggctcgAGGGCGTGAGGAACTACCGCCCCCTCGAGAACTGA